In Opitutaceae bacterium TAV5, one genomic interval encodes:
- a CDS encoding N-terminal cleavage protein, whose protein sequence is MNSRSILSLSDSRHPAPRNIRFFSAFTLVELLTVIAIIGILAAIIVPTVSAVRQSARQAQAVSHLRQTGLGVLVATDDNKGRFPPAAASILNDANGVKIRENANFAFFIRPYLGFDSNRALNASRLLVDPLVPASESSTIGWPPTNENAIGSTYAANARLMGTAATATADLGSVIYNTNHRGVLHRAVIRPTQIIMVGSAVIMPGTSYGANNTLGYPGTITTGQNIDEVIPPEPGNTPDEGGHMSGIAYRASRGTAAMFVMVDGSVRIIPKGEVKVGHFAAEL, encoded by the coding sequence ATGAATTCCCGCTCCATTTTATCGCTTTCGGATTCGAGACATCCTGCTCCCCGTAATATTCGTTTTTTTTCCGCGTTCACACTGGTCGAGCTCCTGACGGTCATTGCGATCATCGGCATTCTTGCCGCCATTATCGTGCCGACTGTTTCCGCGGTCCGGCAGTCGGCCCGGCAGGCGCAGGCAGTCTCCCATCTCCGCCAGACAGGTTTGGGTGTATTGGTGGCGACCGACGACAACAAGGGACGCTTCCCTCCTGCTGCGGCCTCTATCCTGAATGATGCCAACGGCGTCAAAATCCGTGAGAATGCCAATTTCGCTTTCTTCATCCGCCCCTATCTGGGGTTCGACTCCAACCGGGCGCTCAACGCCTCGCGCTTGCTGGTGGATCCGCTGGTGCCTGCCAGCGAAAGCAGCACGATCGGGTGGCCGCCGACCAACGAGAACGCGATTGGCTCCACCTACGCCGCCAACGCCCGCCTCATGGGCACGGCAGCGACGGCAACCGCCGACCTCGGTTCTGTCATCTACAATACAAACCACCGGGGCGTTCTCCACAGGGCGGTCATCCGTCCGACTCAAATCATCATGGTGGGGAGTGCCGTGATCATGCCCGGCACCAGTTACGGCGCCAACAATACCCTTGGCTATCCCGGGACGATCACCACCGGTCAAAACATCGATGAGGTGATTCCTCCCGAGCCGGGCAACACGCCGGATGAAGGGGGGCATATGAGCGGTATCGCCTACCGGGCCTCGCGTGGCACCGCCGCGATGTTCGTCATGGTGGATGGCAGCGTGAGAATCATCCCCAAAGGGGAGGTCAAGGTCGGTCACTTCGCAGCGGAGCTCTGA
- a CDS encoding beta-N-acetylhexosaminidase, which produces MTTIPLPVSSESREGSYALPSAHADIPTADIHCRLMSAASDDLASDEAYTLEITPDAPATRGRITLAASTERGLFYARQTLRQLVANARAANATALPALFIGDQPRFAWRGVHVDVARYMKTADELKRFLDLMALLKFNVFHWHLTDDQGWRIEIKKYPRLTEVGAWRAESPLLHDRTQGDGKRYGGFYTQDQIREIVAYAAERHITVVPEIDMPGHASAAIAAYPEFGNQDAPDFNPAVQTRWIIHRYTFAPTEAVFRFLENVLDEILDLFPSPCIHIGGDEVPKDQWLASPTARRVMSAHGLADGDALQSWFVRRIETFLRSRGRQLVGWDDIHEGGLSPTAVVMSWRDDTAWMQVAFEQGNPVVMTPSSHCYFDYAQGDHATEPPAMGSHITTLEKVYGYEPVPAGLDPSRHNLVLGVQACLWSELVPEYSDLEYMAFPRLCALAEVAWTTPGRKNPASFRNRLRTLLASDLFQGVNYRPLSPDPTDE; this is translated from the coding sequence ATGACAACCATACCGCTTCCGGTTTCCTCCGAATCACGTGAAGGCAGCTATGCCCTGCCGTCCGCCCATGCCGATATTCCGACCGCCGACATTCATTGCCGGCTCATGTCAGCCGCTTCCGACGACCTGGCGTCGGACGAGGCCTACACGCTCGAAATCACTCCTGATGCTCCCGCCACCCGCGGTCGCATCACGCTCGCCGCGAGCACCGAACGCGGTCTGTTTTACGCTCGGCAAACCCTTCGGCAACTCGTCGCCAACGCCCGGGCTGCCAATGCCACCGCACTCCCTGCCCTGTTTATCGGCGACCAGCCACGCTTCGCATGGCGTGGCGTCCATGTGGATGTCGCTCGTTACATGAAGACTGCGGATGAGCTCAAGCGCTTCCTCGACCTGATGGCGCTGCTCAAGTTCAACGTTTTTCACTGGCACCTCACCGACGACCAAGGCTGGCGCATCGAGATCAAAAAATATCCCCGCCTTACCGAAGTCGGCGCATGGCGGGCCGAGTCGCCTCTCCTCCACGACCGCACGCAGGGCGACGGAAAACGCTACGGTGGTTTTTATACGCAGGACCAAATCCGCGAGATCGTCGCCTATGCCGCCGAACGTCACATCACTGTAGTGCCCGAGATCGATATGCCCGGCCACGCCTCCGCCGCCATCGCCGCCTACCCCGAGTTCGGCAACCAGGACGCGCCGGACTTCAATCCCGCCGTGCAAACCCGCTGGATCATCCACCGCTACACCTTCGCGCCAACCGAAGCGGTTTTCCGATTTCTCGAAAACGTGCTCGACGAGATTCTCGACCTGTTTCCCTCCCCCTGCATCCACATCGGTGGCGACGAGGTGCCGAAGGACCAGTGGCTCGCCTCCCCGACCGCGCGCCGCGTGATGTCCGCGCACGGGCTCGCCGATGGCGACGCCCTGCAAAGCTGGTTCGTGCGCCGCATCGAAACCTTCCTCCGTTCGCGCGGCCGCCAACTCGTCGGCTGGGACGATATCCACGAAGGCGGCCTCTCGCCGACCGCCGTCGTGATGTCCTGGCGCGACGACACCGCCTGGATGCAGGTTGCGTTCGAACAGGGCAACCCCGTAGTCATGACCCCGTCCAGTCACTGTTATTTCGACTACGCTCAGGGCGACCACGCGACCGAGCCACCAGCGATGGGCTCGCACATCACCACATTGGAAAAAGTTTACGGCTATGAACCTGTCCCTGCCGGCCTCGACCCCTCCCGGCACAACCTCGTTCTCGGCGTGCAGGCCTGCCTCTGGAGCGAGCTTGTTCCTGAGTATTCCGATCTCGAATACATGGCATTCCCGCGTCTGTGCGCTTTGGCGGAAGTCGCCTGGACAACTCCCGGGCGGAAAAATCCGGCCTCCTTTCGGAACCGTCTTCGCACCCTGCTCGCCAGTGATCTTTTCCAGGGCGTCAATTACCGTCCCTTATCACCTGATCCGACAGATGAGTAA
- a CDS encoding transcriptional regulator, which translates to MRRIARTLRETQGLTQEEFAEKAQLDYKYYQLFEIGRTGSPSIRMLENLAKVLNLKPWILLCDDIPLVSKLTGISATELTQRIKSKPGRPRKTAD; encoded by the coding sequence ATGCGACGTATTGCCCGAACCTTGCGCGAAACGCAGGGCCTGACGCAGGAAGAATTCGCGGAGAAAGCGCAGCTCGACTACAAATATTACCAGCTTTTCGAAATCGGCCGCACCGGCTCTCCTTCGATCCGGATGCTCGAGAACCTGGCCAAGGTGCTAAACCTGAAACCATGGATTCTGCTTTGTGACGACATCCCTCTGGTTTCCAAGCTCACAGGAATTTCCGCAACGGAGTTGACCCAGCGCATCAAATCCAAGCCCGGCAGGCCCCGGAAAACAGCCGACTGA
- a CDS encoding heparinase, whose protein sequence is MRPFPLIFLLLFSLSMPAAPAATEAVADAKTPLLTEEKQQALFAALDPAWPALAPVHAAVTEKNYETARRELAGYLRTRTLRTWQIVPHRAPYPDAASVRYNAARANAAAEGRVVGGLVALEANFPGNRIDWLRNETRVRAEHGEAVPFNPEWQWQLCRMAFWGDLASAYRATGDERYARAWVTQFRSFIEQCPAPDRQRNGQGSAWRTIECGIRMSGSWPAAFHSFLLSPSVSDEDLLLYLHASLEHARYLEKFPTSGNWLTMEMNGLYSIGVVFPEFAEAASWRRQAIDRLHAEVQTQFLPDGAHYELTPGYHQVALGNIVGLLRTGQTVGRRDEFPADYIAQTERAYDFNLRMMTPDRSLPELNDSWPVNVRSSLRGAREFFPQRDDFRWIATDGREGRPPSPDNLASHALPYAGYFVMRSGWGTDANYALFDAGPLGYGHVHQDKLNLVLWAWGRELLFDGGGGSYERSRWRSYGVDTFSHNTVLVDGKPQRRPTRNREANVSRVPLDVGWESTPAHDYARGVYSDGYGNETDRIATHVRRVSFHKPDVFVVADTLTPADTAEHTYQARWHLLTTQTRRDAGAGAVVTADAGQPNLAIVPLLADGLEVAAVSGQTEPELLGWDVRKDTVPQNVPATTVTHTRRGSGRQSFLTLLLPLRADAGPGNPIIKTIEPAGGGAVRVTLADGRILSLASGTDPDTPVTVSETR, encoded by the coding sequence ATGCGCCCATTCCCCCTGATTTTCCTCCTGCTCTTTTCCCTGTCGATGCCGGCCGCCCCGGCGGCGACGGAGGCAGTCGCGGACGCGAAGACGCCGCTGCTCACCGAGGAAAAACAGCAAGCCCTCTTTGCCGCGCTCGATCCCGCATGGCCCGCCCTCGCGCCTGTGCACGCCGCCGTAACCGAAAAAAACTACGAAACCGCGCGCCGCGAACTGGCCGGTTATCTGCGCACGCGCACGCTGCGGACGTGGCAAATCGTGCCGCACCGCGCTCCGTATCCGGATGCGGCCTCCGTGCGCTACAATGCTGCCCGGGCCAACGCCGCTGCCGAAGGCCGCGTGGTCGGCGGACTCGTCGCCCTCGAAGCGAATTTTCCCGGCAACCGCATCGACTGGCTGCGCAACGAGACCCGCGTCCGCGCCGAACACGGCGAGGCCGTACCCTTCAATCCCGAGTGGCAATGGCAGCTTTGCCGCATGGCGTTCTGGGGCGACCTTGCTTCGGCCTACCGGGCGACCGGCGACGAGCGTTACGCCCGCGCCTGGGTGACGCAGTTCCGTTCCTTTATCGAGCAATGCCCCGCACCTGACCGCCAGCGCAACGGGCAGGGCTCCGCCTGGCGCACGATCGAGTGCGGCATCCGCATGTCCGGTTCCTGGCCGGCGGCGTTTCACAGTTTCCTGCTCAGCCCCTCCGTCAGCGACGAGGACCTGCTGCTCTACCTGCACGCCAGCCTGGAGCACGCCCGTTACCTGGAAAAATTTCCCACCAGCGGCAACTGGCTGACGATGGAAATGAACGGCCTCTACTCCATCGGTGTCGTCTTTCCCGAGTTCGCCGAAGCCGCCTCCTGGCGGCGGCAGGCCATCGACCGGCTGCACGCCGAGGTGCAAACGCAATTCCTGCCCGATGGCGCGCACTACGAACTGACGCCTGGCTATCATCAGGTGGCGCTGGGCAACATCGTCGGCCTGCTGCGCACCGGCCAGACGGTGGGGCGGCGCGACGAATTCCCGGCGGACTACATCGCGCAGACGGAGCGCGCTTACGATTTTAATCTCCGGATGATGACGCCCGACCGCTCCCTGCCCGAGCTCAACGATTCCTGGCCGGTCAATGTCCGCTCCAGTCTGCGCGGAGCGCGGGAGTTTTTTCCGCAACGCGACGATTTTCGCTGGATCGCCACCGACGGGCGCGAAGGCCGCCCGCCTTCTCCGGACAACCTCGCCTCGCACGCCCTGCCGTATGCGGGTTATTTCGTGATGCGTTCCGGCTGGGGAACCGACGCCAATTATGCGCTCTTCGACGCCGGTCCCCTCGGCTACGGCCATGTGCACCAGGACAAGCTCAACCTGGTGTTGTGGGCGTGGGGCCGCGAACTGTTGTTCGACGGCGGCGGCGGTTCCTACGAGCGCAGCCGCTGGCGTAGCTATGGAGTGGATACGTTTTCGCACAACACCGTTCTCGTGGACGGCAAGCCGCAGCGGCGACCGACGCGCAACCGCGAGGCCAATGTCTCCCGCGTGCCGCTCGATGTCGGCTGGGAAAGCACGCCGGCGCACGATTACGCCCGCGGCGTTTACAGCGATGGCTACGGCAACGAAACCGACCGCATCGCCACGCATGTGCGCCGGGTGTCTTTTCACAAGCCCGACGTCTTTGTCGTGGCCGACACGCTGACCCCGGCGGACACGGCGGAGCACACGTATCAGGCGCGCTGGCACCTGCTCACCACGCAGACCCGTCGCGATGCCGGCGCCGGCGCGGTCGTCACCGCCGACGCCGGCCAGCCCAATCTCGCCATCGTCCCGCTCCTCGCCGACGGGCTCGAAGTCGCCGCCGTTTCGGGCCAGACCGAGCCCGAACTGCTCGGCTGGGATGTGCGCAAGGACACCGTTCCGCAAAACGTCCCCGCCACCACCGTCACGCACACGCGGCGCGGTTCCGGTCGGCAATCGTTCCTCACGCTGCTGTTGCCGCTTCGCGCCGATGCCGGGCCCGGCAATCCCATCATCAAAACCATCGAGCCTGCCGGTGGCGGCGCCGTTCGCGTCACCCTCGCCGACGGCCGCATCCTTTCGCTCGCCTCCGGCACCGATCCCGACACCCCCGTCACCGTTTCGGAGACCCGCTAA
- a CDS encoding 30S ribosomal protein S12 methylthiotransferase — translation MLKVSLVSLGCAKNLVDSEIMVGHLHKAGMTVVPETEKADVVIVNTCSFIDSSKEESINHILAAHQARGLSKRRSGQKLIVAGCMSQRFSKELPSAMPEVDAFIGLDQLTQVAPIIEEITGLKRGRKDAPANYIQGRSTYIPDYDTPRFRLTPKHTAYIKIAEGCNHPCAFCIIPQIRGRHRSRTVESVVAEARQLVAEGVKEINLISQDTTYFGMDTWEQRPNPRTPVDSSRGTALTTLLRELNAIEGDFWIRLLYTHPAHWSDELIRTIAACPKVARYIDIPLQHISDHMLGLMQRETSGDYIRDLIARIRAGIPGIAVRTTFIVGFPGETEDDVEELCRFIRDTQFERLGVFRYSQEEGTKAARMADQIPFKEKDARWHRTMSLQKEIAAQVSERHVGQKLRVLVEEPGIARGEADAPDIDGRVYVPRELPVGEFADVTITGFADYDLLALPQGEAPRERKVAKQAQ, via the coding sequence ATGCTCAAAGTCAGTCTCGTCTCACTCGGTTGCGCCAAGAATCTCGTCGATAGCGAGATCATGGTCGGCCATCTCCACAAGGCCGGCATGACGGTCGTGCCCGAAACGGAGAAAGCCGACGTCGTCATCGTCAACACCTGCTCCTTCATCGACTCGTCCAAGGAAGAATCGATCAACCACATCCTCGCCGCCCACCAGGCCCGCGGCCTCTCCAAACGCCGTTCGGGACAAAAACTCATCGTCGCCGGCTGCATGTCGCAGCGCTTTTCGAAAGAGCTGCCGTCCGCCATGCCCGAGGTGGACGCCTTCATCGGTCTCGACCAGCTCACGCAGGTCGCCCCCATCATCGAGGAGATCACCGGCCTCAAACGTGGCAGGAAAGACGCTCCCGCCAACTACATCCAGGGCCGCTCCACATACATTCCCGACTACGACACGCCGCGCTTCCGGCTCACCCCCAAACACACCGCGTACATCAAGATCGCCGAGGGCTGCAACCACCCCTGCGCCTTCTGCATCATCCCGCAAATCCGCGGACGCCACCGCTCGCGCACCGTCGAAAGCGTCGTCGCCGAAGCCCGCCAGCTCGTCGCCGAGGGCGTGAAGGAGATCAACCTGATCTCGCAGGACACCACCTACTTCGGCATGGACACCTGGGAGCAGCGCCCCAACCCGCGCACGCCCGTCGATTCCTCGCGCGGCACCGCGCTCACCACGTTGCTCCGCGAGCTCAACGCCATCGAAGGGGATTTCTGGATACGCCTCCTTTACACGCACCCCGCGCACTGGAGCGACGAACTCATCCGCACCATCGCCGCGTGCCCCAAGGTCGCCCGCTACATCGACATCCCGCTCCAGCACATCAGCGACCACATGCTCGGCCTGATGCAGCGCGAGACGAGCGGCGACTACATCCGCGACCTCATCGCCCGTATCCGCGCCGGCATCCCGGGTATCGCGGTGCGCACGACCTTCATCGTCGGCTTCCCCGGCGAGACGGAAGACGATGTCGAGGAGCTGTGCCGGTTTATCCGCGACACGCAGTTCGAGCGCCTCGGCGTCTTCCGCTACTCGCAGGAAGAAGGCACGAAGGCCGCCCGCATGGCCGACCAGATTCCGTTCAAGGAAAAGGACGCCCGCTGGCACCGGACGATGAGCCTGCAAAAGGAAATCGCCGCGCAGGTCAGCGAGCGCCATGTCGGCCAGAAACTTCGCGTTCTGGTGGAGGAGCCCGGCATCGCCCGCGGCGAAGCCGACGCGCCCGACATCGACGGCCGCGTGTACGTGCCGCGCGAATTGCCTGTCGGCGAATTCGCCGATGTCACCATCACCGGTTTCGCCGACTACGACCTGCTCGCCCTCCCGCAAGGCGAAGCCCCGCGCGAACGCAAGGTGGCGAAGCAGGCGCAGTGA
- a CDS encoding anchor protein, producing the protein MKQPLVSDHIDHVTPCPAPAAHPCRAANHTGDFRRLRMALALIPFVFAGGLVAQPLIQFEMHYHGGWYGGDGWAWSRDGEVSLRLTDPWGGDGMLDINAPGSIGASGPYQWDYNWLVSSELWNGANWSMTRDGSPVTVGHVNVWGTGKEGFFFHGLDTSWLESEPLSADTSLLSFQMYGGGYMDPWLADHFQIWLWDGSQSQQLFATINGDRLEIDLSGVDLVAGGSYGLSIDFHMRSETWLEGYSDTGDLLFHGLVTNDSGFGQYINFSTAAAIPEPATVGMMAGALVLALVCARRGWRAGRARRI; encoded by the coding sequence ATGAAACAGCCTCTTGTCTCCGATCATATCGATCACGTCACGCCGTGCCCTGCGCCGGCTGCGCATCCCTGCCGCGCCGCAAACCATACCGGCGATTTTCGCCGGTTGCGGATGGCGCTGGCCCTGATCCCGTTCGTGTTTGCGGGCGGGTTGGTGGCGCAACCGCTCATCCAGTTCGAAATGCACTATCATGGCGGCTGGTACGGCGGGGACGGCTGGGCATGGTCCCGGGACGGCGAAGTTTCGCTCCGGTTGACGGACCCGTGGGGCGGAGATGGCATGCTCGATATCAACGCGCCCGGAAGCATCGGAGCGAGCGGTCCGTACCAGTGGGACTACAACTGGCTGGTCAGTTCGGAGCTCTGGAACGGCGCCAACTGGAGCATGACCCGGGACGGCAGTCCGGTCACGGTTGGCCATGTGAATGTATGGGGAACCGGCAAGGAGGGTTTCTTCTTCCACGGCCTCGATACGAGCTGGCTGGAGAGCGAGCCTCTGTCCGCCGACACGAGCCTGTTGTCATTCCAGATGTACGGCGGCGGTTACATGGATCCGTGGCTGGCCGATCACTTCCAGATCTGGTTGTGGGACGGAAGCCAGTCGCAGCAACTGTTCGCGACCATCAACGGAGATCGCCTGGAGATCGATCTGTCGGGCGTCGATCTGGTAGCCGGCGGCAGCTATGGCCTCAGTATCGACTTTCACATGCGGTCGGAGACGTGGCTGGAGGGCTACTCGGATACGGGCGACCTGCTTTTCCATGGACTTGTGACCAACGATTCCGGCTTTGGGCAGTATATCAATTTCTCCACCGCCGCCGCCATTCCCGAGCCGGCTACCGTGGGCATGATGGCGGGCGCGCTTGTGCTGGCTCTGGTCTGTGCGCGGCGAGGCTGGAGGGCCGGACGCGCACGCCGTATCTGA
- a CDS encoding GNAT family acetyltransferase codes for MSSATTSNPPSPALRQWRDNDFDSFAAMCADAEVMRFFLKPLTHEESGAFMQRMRNDIDRRGWGLWAVEVDGELAGLTGLNEPAWETHFTPCVEIGWRFHKKFWGRGIAFAAASMAMTYARDTLRLPELVAFTTESNFRSRRLMERLGFSRNPHDDFPHPAVPENHPLRPHVLYRKRWE; via the coding sequence ATGTCATCCGCCACCACGTCCAACCCTCCCTCCCCTGCCCTGCGCCAATGGCGCGACAATGACTTCGATTCCTTCGCGGCAATGTGTGCGGATGCGGAGGTGATGCGGTTTTTCCTGAAACCGCTCACGCACGAGGAAAGCGGTGCATTCATGCAGCGGATGCGCAACGACATCGACCGCCGCGGCTGGGGACTCTGGGCCGTCGAGGTGGACGGCGAGTTGGCCGGGCTCACCGGCTTGAACGAGCCGGCGTGGGAAACGCACTTCACGCCCTGCGTCGAGATCGGCTGGCGTTTCCACAAAAAATTCTGGGGCCGCGGCATCGCCTTCGCCGCCGCCTCCATGGCGATGACTTATGCACGTGACACGCTGCGCCTGCCGGAGCTGGTCGCGTTTACGACTGAAAGCAACTTCCGCTCGCGCCGCCTGATGGAGCGGCTCGGTTTTTCCCGCAACCCGCACGACGATTTCCCGCACCCCGCCGTGCCGGAAAATCACCCGCTGCGTCCCCATGTGCTGTATCGCAAGCGGTGGGAGTGA
- a CDS encoding N-terminal cleavage protein produces MKPSPCIRLPAATRVRHAFTLVELLTVIAIIGILAAILIPTVGAVRKTARDVRCKSNLRQLGVAVHLYAGEHKNFFPGGNIAPDPVNGIPRITWDKALIPYLGRAETNYEDSQRSWLVVCPSSAVQPDTPDPQYSANKLLFSASNSPLGMDRVENRSLVVMIADGCLRTDQVNTQAHAVLETGGAGLNVSTSDPDQAVSVTYGDSMIDYRHGGDSTHVVMVDASVRAFKKGTLRSRNFLAGD; encoded by the coding sequence ATGAAACCCTCCCCATGCATCCGGCTCCCTGCCGCGACTCGTGTCCGTCACGCCTTCACCCTCGTCGAACTGCTCACCGTTATCGCCATCATCGGCATCCTCGCCGCGATCCTGATTCCGACTGTCGGCGCCGTCCGCAAGACGGCTCGCGACGTGCGCTGCAAGAGCAACCTCCGCCAACTCGGCGTGGCCGTGCATCTCTATGCCGGCGAACACAAAAATTTCTTCCCCGGCGGAAACATCGCCCCCGATCCCGTCAACGGCATCCCCCGCATCACCTGGGACAAGGCCCTCATCCCTTACCTGGGCCGCGCCGAAACCAACTACGAAGATTCGCAACGAAGCTGGCTCGTGGTCTGCCCTTCGTCCGCCGTCCAGCCGGACACACCCGATCCGCAATACAGCGCGAACAAGCTCCTGTTTTCCGCCAGCAACAGTCCCCTCGGCATGGATCGTGTGGAAAATCGCAGCCTGGTTGTCATGATCGCCGATGGCTGTCTCCGCACCGATCAGGTGAACACCCAGGCGCATGCCGTCCTGGAGACCGGCGGCGCCGGCCTGAACGTCAGTACCTCCGATCCCGATCAGGCGGTTTCCGTAACTTACGGAGATTCCATGATCGATTACCGGCACGGCGGCGACAGCACGCATGTCGTCATGGTCGATGCGAGCGTCCGCGCCTTCAAAAAAGGAACGCTCCGGAGCCGCAATTTCCTCGCCGGTGATTGA
- a CDS encoding ABC transporter substrate-binding protein, which produces MKRENLGNIIGLLLLLGCFSFALFKVFGRARAGAQGGEIIRFAHWQLEGGLRKAFDALARDYEKLHPEVKIEQLAIPERTYAQWIQTQLIGGTAADILQIGGLSAGEDEMLSRFFHPLSDLVEQPNPYNQGTDLENTAWRDTFIDGLVGGYRPNLLEYYGVGMSMHTVRVYYNASLWRRILGDTPVPADFDQFIAICDRVRDYAGKTGAKVIPVAGSKANGPHLIDKLAASQTQRLARSVLRNYSMKQDPAEVGIGYLRGDWSLDTPAIESMLSITRDVGLRLQPGYMSVTREDSAFYFVQSRALMIAAGSWDAPSFRQQASFEVKVFEIPIPSRSHPEYGAHVYGPASEAATTVSLSFGILRQSRHRERAIDFLQFITSRTSNAKFTRLSDWLPGIVDVEAPRFVQPFLPRTNGYVDGFNIRTIGGNTRRILENANNNLVQPSGSVEEFKSIVNPRLPAAVRQDLARQIHIARLNIGRQDLILAANNELLFYPGTDNNVLLRHISETIEAQNQQEGTRAWIQSELDRKSGRAK; this is translated from the coding sequence ATGAAACGCGAAAACCTCGGCAACATTATCGGCCTCCTCCTGCTCCTCGGCTGCTTTTCCTTTGCCCTCTTCAAAGTCTTCGGACGCGCCCGCGCCGGGGCTCAAGGCGGCGAGATCATCCGCTTCGCCCACTGGCAGCTCGAAGGCGGCCTGCGCAAGGCGTTCGACGCCCTCGCCCGTGACTACGAAAAACTCCACCCCGAAGTCAAAATCGAACAACTCGCCATCCCCGAGCGCACCTATGCCCAGTGGATACAGACCCAACTCATCGGAGGCACCGCCGCCGACATTCTCCAGATTGGCGGCCTCTCCGCCGGCGAGGATGAAATGCTCTCCCGCTTTTTCCATCCGCTCTCCGATCTCGTCGAGCAACCCAACCCCTATAACCAGGGCACCGACCTCGAAAACACCGCATGGCGCGACACCTTCATCGACGGCCTTGTCGGAGGTTACCGTCCCAACCTCCTCGAATACTATGGCGTCGGGATGTCCATGCACACCGTTCGCGTCTATTACAACGCCTCCCTCTGGAGACGCATCCTCGGCGACACCCCCGTCCCCGCCGACTTCGACCAGTTCATCGCCATCTGCGACCGTGTCCGCGACTACGCCGGGAAAACCGGCGCCAAGGTCATCCCCGTCGCCGGTTCCAAGGCCAACGGTCCCCATCTCATCGACAAACTCGCCGCCAGCCAGACCCAGCGCCTCGCCCGTTCTGTCCTGCGCAATTATTCCATGAAGCAGGACCCCGCCGAGGTTGGCATTGGCTATCTGCGTGGCGACTGGTCCCTGGACACCCCTGCCATCGAAAGCATGCTTTCCATCACCCGTGACGTCGGCCTGCGTCTTCAGCCCGGCTATATGTCCGTCACCCGTGAGGATTCCGCCTTCTACTTTGTGCAAAGCCGCGCCCTCATGATCGCGGCTGGCAGTTGGGATGCCCCCAGCTTCCGTCAGCAGGCGTCCTTCGAAGTCAAGGTATTTGAAATCCCGATACCCTCGCGTTCTCATCCCGAATACGGAGCCCATGTGTACGGCCCCGCTTCCGAAGCCGCCACTACCGTCAGCCTCAGCTTCGGCATCTTGCGCCAATCCCGCCACCGTGAACGCGCCATCGACTTCCTCCAGTTTATCACCTCCAGGACCTCCAACGCCAAATTCACCCGGTTGAGCGACTGGCTTCCCGGCATCGTTGACGTGGAGGCCCCGCGCTTCGTCCAGCCTTTTCTCCCCCGCACCAACGGCTACGTGGACGGCTTCAACATCCGCACCATCGGTGGCAATACCAGGCGCATCCTCGAAAACGCCAACAACAACCTCGTACAACCCTCCGGCTCCGTCGAGGAATTCAAGTCCATCGTCAATCCTCGCCTGCCCGCCGCCGTTCGTCAGGACCTCGCCCGCCAGATCCACATCGCCCGCCTCAACATCGGGCGCCAGGACCTCATCCTCGCGGCCAACAACGAACTCCTCTTTTATCCCGGCACCGACAACAATGTCCTCCTGCGTCACATTAGTGAGACCATTGAGGCGCAAAACCAGCAGGAAGGCACCCGCGCCTGGATACAAAGCGAGCTCGACCGCAAGTCGGGACGTGCTAAATGA